The following coding sequences are from one Seonamhaeicola sp. ML3 window:
- a CDS encoding TonB-dependent receptor, whose protein sequence is MKQNLTRKFPVSFLTLLLVLILCGFSTGSLQAQEKVSGVVKDVSGVPLPGVSVLQKGTTRGASTDFDGNYSLELTSGEKTLVFSYLGFQNVEIKVNGRTTINVTLEEDVESLDEVVIVGYGTQKKESVVGAISQIKGDELQELNSGITNVEQALQGNLPGVVAIQGSGVPGRNDMQIFIRGQASWNGSGQPLILVDGAPRDIDNIDFNDIENLSVLKDASATAVYGVQGANGVILITTKRGQKGKAQLSLQTNLTTKFVSKLPEKLDVFDAIMEANSSILRELPHSEDSWNNYRPIAIADRFRNPASPEEALVFPNVDWRDVLVKDFAQDYRVNLSVRGGGNNARYFGSLAYQKVSDIFDGNSYDTGKSYESGFAYDRFNYRSNIDFDITKTTQFSVRLGGFYGIQKTPGNINLVTNSIYELAPNAYTPLFPDGAFGRDDRDIFANSNPLVVLTNTGYTTTNTFSINTDFVLKQKLDFITKGLSFQGRLSLDNQSQSRQVLSDPGGDGQENVRYRVYNEDFEERIESPNGVNDFGFVPFPWTLGATNIQDGTIRRNLLYDFSFNYNKTFADKHAVTGLVLLRRQQRATGNGFPVFREDWVSRVTYDYDKRYFLDISGAYNGSEKYGPGFRFELFPAVAAGWTVSNEAFMEDVDWINLLKFRGSYGLIGDDSGGGRFEYQKTWNIGGGAFINPNASNTRSDYEFYREANVGNPNLQWETAVKYNIAAELGLFNNAIKAEVDFFGEDRSDILIPSSQRAVPEWFGANPPAFNRGKVEVRGYEIVLRANHTFANGLNIFSNFNFTQAKDVVIDREDPELRPFYQKAAGYPIGQQRGAIPGEILGSLDDLYSSTPLVNGQEFLRTGYYNVVDYDGDGVYNGAFDNVPFGFPTRPQRTWAATVGAKYKGLSLTLQFYGTQNASRQYTSRTFSNRIDTFFEHERNYWTKDNPTATRTQPQFAFGQGANDPREQWFDGSLTRLRAIALNYRVPKKTCEKLGVKALSIFANGNNLFLWTDLPDDREFNSSQTQDSRFRGDYPTMAQFNVGFNLDF, encoded by the coding sequence ATGAAACAAAATTTAACAAGAAAATTTCCTGTTTCTTTCTTGACGTTGCTATTGGTATTGATACTTTGCGGTTTCTCTACGGGTAGCCTACAGGCTCAAGAAAAAGTCTCTGGTGTTGTAAAAGATGTTAGTGGGGTCCCATTGCCGGGTGTAAGTGTTCTGCAAAAAGGAACCACTCGAGGAGCTTCTACAGATTTTGACGGGAACTATTCGCTTGAATTAACCTCGGGCGAAAAAACTTTAGTGTTTTCTTACCTTGGATTTCAAAATGTGGAAATCAAAGTAAATGGTAGAACAACCATCAATGTAACTTTAGAAGAAGACGTTGAGAGTCTCGATGAAGTGGTTATTGTTGGTTATGGTACTCAGAAGAAAGAAAGTGTAGTTGGGGCGATTTCCCAAATTAAGGGTGATGAATTACAAGAGTTAAACTCAGGTATTACTAACGTAGAGCAAGCCTTACAAGGTAATTTACCAGGTGTGGTTGCTATACAAGGTAGTGGTGTTCCTGGTAGAAATGATATGCAGATCTTTATTCGTGGTCAAGCATCATGGAATGGTTCAGGGCAGCCTTTAATACTTGTTGATGGTGCGCCAAGGGATATTGATAATATCGATTTTAACGATATTGAAAACCTATCTGTACTTAAAGATGCCTCTGCTACAGCGGTTTATGGTGTTCAGGGTGCTAATGGTGTTATTTTAATTACTACTAAAAGAGGACAAAAAGGAAAGGCACAACTGTCCTTACAGACCAACCTTACTACAAAATTTGTTTCTAAGTTACCAGAAAAACTAGATGTTTTCGATGCTATTATGGAAGCGAATTCATCTATCCTGCGTGAGCTTCCTCATAGTGAAGATTCTTGGAATAATTACCGACCTATAGCCATTGCAGATAGATTTCGTAATCCGGCAAGTCCAGAAGAAGCTTTGGTTTTTCCTAATGTAGATTGGCGTGATGTACTTGTAAAAGATTTTGCTCAAGACTATCGTGTTAATTTATCTGTACGTGGTGGTGGAAACAACGCTAGGTATTTTGGAAGTTTAGCTTACCAAAAGGTGTCCGATATTTTTGATGGTAATAGTTATGATACAGGTAAAAGCTATGAGAGTGGTTTTGCTTATGATAGATTTAACTACCGAAGTAATATTGACTTTGATATCACTAAAACGACTCAGTTTTCTGTAAGACTTGGTGGGTTTTATGGTATTCAAAAAACGCCTGGAAATATAAACTTGGTAACCAATTCGATTTACGAGTTGGCTCCAAATGCTTACACACCGCTTTTTCCTGATGGTGCATTTGGTAGAGACGACAGAGATATTTTTGCAAATTCTAACCCTTTAGTTGTTTTAACAAATACAGGATACACTACTACCAATACCTTTAGTATAAATACAGACTTTGTTTTAAAACAGAAATTAGACTTTATAACTAAGGGCTTATCGTTTCAAGGACGTCTTTCTTTAGATAACCAATCTCAAAGTAGACAGGTTTTGAGTGATCCAGGAGGAGATGGTCAAGAAAATGTTAGGTATCGTGTATATAACGAAGATTTTGAAGAGCGTATTGAATCGCCAAATGGTGTGAATGATTTTGGTTTTGTACCATTTCCATGGACATTGGGCGCTACAAACATTCAAGATGGTACTATTAGACGTAACTTACTATACGATTTTTCATTTAACTATAACAAAACCTTTGCAGATAAACATGCTGTAACAGGATTGGTTTTATTAAGACGTCAACAACGTGCTACTGGTAATGGTTTCCCTGTTTTTCGTGAAGACTGGGTTAGTAGGGTAACTTACGATTACGATAAAAGATATTTCTTAGATATTAGTGGTGCTTACAACGGGTCTGAAAAATATGGTCCAGGCTTCCGTTTTGAGCTCTTCCCTGCCGTAGCTGCTGGTTGGACAGTATCTAATGAGGCATTCATGGAAGACGTAGATTGGATAAATCTATTAAAATTTAGAGGGTCTTATGGTTTAATTGGTGATGATAGTGGTGGAGGTAGATTTGAATACCAAAAAACTTGGAACATTGGTGGTGGAGCTTTTATAAATCCAAATGCTTCCAACACACGTTCAGATTATGAGTTTTATAGAGAAGCTAATGTTGGTAACCCTAACCTACAATGGGAAACAGCTGTAAAATATAACATTGCTGCAGAGCTAGGGTTATTTAATAACGCAATAAAAGCAGAAGTAGACTTTTTTGGTGAAGATCGTAGTGATATCTTAATACCAAGTAGTCAAAGAGCTGTTCCAGAATGGTTTGGAGCTAACCCACCTGCATTTAATAGAGGTAAAGTTGAAGTGCGTGGTTATGAAATTGTGTTAAGAGCTAACCATACCTTTGCTAATGGACTTAACATTTTTAGTAATTTTAACTTCACACAAGCCAAAGATGTAGTAATCGACAGAGAAGATCCAGAATTACGTCCGTTTTACCAAAAAGCGGCAGGCTATCCTATTGGTCAGCAAAGAGGCGCTATTCCTGGAGAGATTTTGGGAAGTTTAGATGATTTATATAGTTCAACGCCTTTAGTAAATGGGCAAGAATTTCTTCGTACAGGGTATTATAACGTAGTTGATTATGATGGAGATGGTGTATACAATGGGGCTTTCGATAATGTGCCATTTGGTTTTCCAACGCGTCCACAAAGAACTTGGGCTGCTACTGTTGGGGCGAAATACAAAGGATTGAGTCTTACGTTACAATTCTATGGTACACAAAATGCTAGTAGACAATATACTAGTAGAACGTTCTCAAATCGAATAGATACATTTTTTGAGCACGAAAGAAATTATTGGACAAAAGATAATCCTACGGCAACAAGAACACAACCGCAGTTTGCTTTTGGTCAAGGAGCAAACGATCCAAGAGAGCAGTGGTTTGACGGTTCTTTAACAAGATTAAGAGCTATAGCATTAAACTACAGAGTTCCAAAAAAGACTTGTGAAAAATTAGGAGTTAAAGCACTAAGTATCTTTGCTAATGGTAATAACTTGTTCTTATGGACAGATTTACCAGACGATAGGGAGTTTAACAGTAGTCAAACTCAAGATTCGAGATTTAGAGGAGATTATCCTACTATGGCACAATTTAATGTCGGTTTTAATTTAGATTTTTAA
- a CDS encoding RagB/SusD family nutrient uptake outer membrane protein, which produces MKNFKIKIVLLLGLLFAFSCEEYLDIAPEAEIDITDVFATFRTSQGFVEEMYNLVVEYGTSGHSFQDYTFGDDTFRTGQFSGAVDRGQLNNWVTQRFAYFGKNTHQNRPGDSNNNQARRRPRIWRGSMTGIRKANIVLANQDLMEGLSTEEKNVILGQAYFFRAFFHNEIMKFWGRFPHITEVFEGAITIQRPETYKEVALSVNEDYKKAIELLPVNWDNETYGQATLGNNAGRVTKGAAYAFQGKNLLWAASPLMFFNNQPGIDTYTYDTELASMAAEAFAEVLKLAQAGEYSLAQNMEDYKKVLWEVPRNRWPGLAPEARELIFAGSGGSSVGQTIAFMAAGIPRPIGQSASGNDAATHNFIYNNFGMANGLSIEDDLSGAYGPTLYDPTKPFDNRDPRFDAWIFSDRDVISTRGGVQPQNRVAQLWDDGSGNSGSHRGAGNVSRTGYMFKKFYPEINGQYHVQRGNNIIRRFTGMRIHMRLTDVYLMYAEALHVAKGATTPSNGFALTAEQAINTLRDRAGIPNVHPAIVADNIKFMDELRRERAVELSYEAHRWMDIRRWGVAHEDKYKMKTGLNFDKDWTFFEEFLLVERVCEYPKHYWLPFEANQTQFYEGFPQNPGW; this is translated from the coding sequence ATGAAAAATTTTAAGATAAAAATAGTATTGCTTCTAGGTTTGCTTTTTGCATTTTCCTGTGAAGAATATTTAGATATCGCACCGGAAGCAGAGATAGATATAACAGATGTATTTGCGACTTTCCGTACCTCTCAAGGTTTTGTAGAGGAGATGTACAACTTGGTAGTGGAGTACGGTACTTCCGGACATTCATTCCAGGACTATACCTTTGGTGATGACACCTTCAGGACTGGCCAGTTCAGTGGTGCCGTGGACCGTGGACAGCTCAACAATTGGGTAACCCAGCGATTTGCTTATTTTGGTAAGAATACGCACCAAAACAGACCTGGAGATTCCAATAACAACCAGGCCAGACGTAGACCAAGGATATGGAGAGGTAGTATGACAGGTATCCGTAAGGCCAATATCGTGCTTGCCAACCAAGATTTAATGGAAGGCCTTAGCACCGAGGAAAAGAACGTAATATTAGGACAGGCCTACTTTTTCAGGGCTTTCTTCCACAACGAGATCATGAAGTTCTGGGGGCGTTTCCCACACATCACAGAAGTATTCGAGGGTGCGATCACCATACAACGTCCGGAGACCTATAAAGAGGTTGCATTATCCGTTAACGAGGATTACAAAAAGGCCATCGAGCTATTGCCCGTAAACTGGGACAACGAGACTTACGGACAGGCAACATTGGGCAACAATGCCGGTAGGGTGACAAAAGGAGCTGCTTACGCATTTCAGGGGAAGAACCTGTTATGGGCTGCCAGCCCGCTGATGTTCTTTAACAACCAGCCGGGAATCGACACCTATACCTATGATACGGAACTGGCCTCAATGGCCGCCGAGGCTTTTGCAGAAGTGCTCAAGTTGGCACAGGCCGGCGAATATTCACTGGCACAGAACATGGAAGATTACAAGAAAGTATTATGGGAAGTACCGAGAAACAGGTGGCCCGGTCTTGCTCCAGAAGCTAGGGAGCTTATCTTTGCAGGTTCGGGAGGTTCATCCGTTGGGCAGACGATAGCCTTCATGGCAGCCGGTATCCCAAGACCTATCGGTCAATCTGCATCAGGGAACGATGCGGCCACGCATAATTTTATATACAACAATTTTGGAATGGCCAATGGGCTATCCATAGAGGACGATTTGAGCGGTGCCTATGGCCCTACGCTATACGACCCGACCAAGCCGTTCGATAACCGTGACCCACGTTTCGATGCATGGATTTTTTCCGATAGGGACGTTATCTCTACCAGAGGGGGCGTACAACCACAGAATAGAGTTGCCCAGTTATGGGACGACGGAAGCGGTAATTCCGGTTCACACCGTGGTGCTGGTAATGTATCACGAACAGGGTATATGTTCAAGAAGTTCTATCCGGAGATCAATGGCCAGTACCATGTACAGCGCGGGAACAATATCATTAGAAGGTTTACGGGAATGCGCATCCACATGAGGTTGACCGATGTTTACCTAATGTATGCAGAGGCCCTTCATGTAGCCAAGGGAGCAACTACACCGTCCAATGGTTTTGCATTGACTGCGGAACAGGCGATAAACACGCTAAGGGACAGAGCGGGGATACCCAATGTACACCCTGCAATTGTTGCAGACAACATCAAGTTCATGGACGAGCTGAGACGAGAGAGAGCAGTAGAGCTGTCTTATGAGGCACACAGATGGATGGATATCCGTCGTTGGGGAGTTGCCCATGAGGACAAGTACAAAATGAAGACGGGATTAAACTTTGATAAGGACTGGACATTCTTTGAAGAATTCCTGCTTGTAGAGAGAGTTTGTGAGTATCCAAAACATTACTGGTTACCGTTCGAAGCTAACCAAACACAGTTTTATGAAGGTTTCCCTCAAAATCCGGGTTGGTAA
- a CDS encoding SusC/RagA family TonB-linked outer membrane protein, whose product MKINKIYRLFALVCFTMLSFGGIATAQSAGVEISATVVDEQGNPLGDVNVYGPNGIKTSTDANGVFSIALPNDETVVIQKKGYESELVSLTTIAGKVTLEKSDFLASEDDEVNMGVVKKDRREIVGSVTSINTKDRLTYDNTQFVRDYIAGLVVGVRATNNTGLGVSSNIRGIGNALFVIDGVFGRDPNVLNMEEVEQITVLKDANAVALYGSQGRNGVIIINTKRGKINKKEVNVNVRSGIRSPLALPNYLDAATFMEMRNEAFANDGQDVSVVGFPQEQIQNTRSGLNPIEYPDANLLDFMQPFISTHNVIAEFSGGNDKSQYYVNTGWLYNEDWININEDVNAGTNRFNVRGNIDFKVNDWITSSIDGVAIISSDKSSRSNLLNASTTFIPFDYAPLIPVSALDTENNPDLATLLSGANIFEGNLLGTAQQIGVNAPVARAIAGGYQNRVFRVTQLNNAINFDLSKVTDGLSAKTYISFDFFDTYTTSIANQYRTYAITGWEDGKITGLQDFGQDRRDLSENVASNGFVTRIGMYALVNYDKTFATDHSINTTILGYYNSQRRDGARQTDRDSHLGFQLTYDFKKKLFVDFSGAYAHSIKLPEGNRGGFSPTVGLGYIVSEESFLKDSDFVNYLKLKASGGIISSDTGINGYYLYDENYTDGASFGWADGLFSNRRQNITQGANPNLGYEERIDLNVGFEAYLMNSLWIEGNYFRTELDKQLVFLADQYPSYYGTFRPRDNFNANLYTGFDLGINFNKTFNDFSIGLGANVLYSQTEASKRSETNEFEYQNRQGLELSEVFGFEDLGFYTPADFTTDNEGNLVLNGNLPVPDFGAVQPGDLRYADQNGDGIIDQDDRVAIGQTASPWTYGVNLNLKYKRFNLFVLGTGQTGGQDSRLNNRFNNYYAPDGTDKYSEEVLGRWTPQTANTATFPRLSAQENQNNFRTSTFWLYDNAFFRINRAQLTYEFTDTLCDKIGVEDFSLNFQGTNIFEVAENKDIRQLNIGSGPQSSTYTLGVRVSF is encoded by the coding sequence ATGAAGATAAATAAAATATATAGGTTGTTTGCCCTCGTATGCTTCACCATGTTGAGCTTTGGTGGTATTGCCACTGCTCAATCGGCGGGCGTAGAAATATCGGCAACCGTGGTTGATGAACAAGGGAATCCTTTAGGTGATGTCAACGTTTACGGTCCCAACGGTATTAAAACGTCTACCGATGCCAACGGGGTATTCAGTATAGCATTACCTAATGACGAAACTGTTGTTATACAGAAAAAAGGTTATGAATCAGAGCTTGTTAGCTTAACTACTATAGCTGGTAAGGTAACTCTAGAAAAATCTGATTTCCTTGCTTCAGAAGACGATGAGGTTAATATGGGAGTTGTTAAAAAAGACAGACGCGAGATAGTTGGTTCTGTAACGTCAATTAATACTAAGGATCGTTTAACATACGATAATACCCAGTTTGTTAGAGATTACATAGCTGGTTTAGTGGTAGGTGTTAGAGCTACTAATAATACAGGTCTTGGTGTATCATCCAACATTAGAGGTATTGGAAATGCACTTTTTGTAATTGATGGAGTTTTTGGTCGTGACCCCAATGTATTGAACATGGAAGAGGTAGAGCAAATAACGGTATTAAAAGATGCCAATGCTGTGGCCTTATATGGTAGCCAAGGTAGAAATGGTGTTATAATAATAAACACAAAGCGCGGTAAAATAAATAAAAAAGAAGTCAATGTTAACGTACGTTCAGGTATTAGATCACCTTTAGCTTTGCCTAATTATTTAGATGCTGCTACTTTTATGGAAATGCGTAACGAGGCTTTTGCAAATGATGGTCAAGATGTTTCAGTTGTTGGATTTCCGCAAGAACAAATTCAAAACACACGAAGTGGTTTAAACCCAATTGAGTATCCAGATGCTAATTTATTGGATTTCATGCAGCCATTTATTTCTACTCATAATGTTATTGCTGAATTTTCAGGAGGTAATGATAAATCGCAGTATTACGTAAATACTGGTTGGCTTTATAATGAAGATTGGATCAATATAAATGAAGATGTTAACGCTGGTACTAACCGCTTTAATGTTAGAGGGAATATTGATTTTAAGGTAAACGACTGGATTACAAGTAGTATTGATGGTGTGGCAATTATAAGTAGCGATAAAAGTTCTAGATCAAACTTACTTAATGCCTCTACTACATTCATACCATTTGATTATGCACCTTTAATTCCTGTAAGTGCCTTAGATACAGAAAATAACCCAGATTTAGCTACGCTATTATCTGGAGCTAATATTTTTGAGGGTAATTTACTTGGTACGGCTCAGCAAATCGGAGTTAATGCTCCTGTTGCACGAGCTATTGCTGGTGGTTATCAAAATAGGGTGTTTCGTGTAACGCAGTTGAATAATGCTATTAATTTTGATTTGTCTAAGGTTACAGATGGACTATCAGCTAAAACCTATATAAGTTTCGATTTCTTTGATACTTATACCACTTCTATAGCGAATCAGTATAGAACGTATGCTATTACTGGCTGGGAAGATGGAAAAATAACAGGTTTACAAGATTTTGGTCAAGATAGAAGAGATTTATCTGAGAATGTAGCTTCTAATGGATTTGTTACTAGAATAGGTATGTATGCATTAGTTAATTATGACAAAACTTTTGCTACAGACCACTCAATAAACACAACGATATTGGGGTATTACAATTCGCAAAGGAGAGACGGAGCCAGACAAACTGATAGAGATTCTCATTTAGGGTTCCAGTTAACTTACGATTTCAAGAAAAAATTATTTGTTGATTTTTCTGGAGCTTATGCGCACTCAATTAAATTACCTGAAGGTAACAGAGGTGGGTTTTCACCAACAGTTGGTTTAGGCTATATCGTAAGTGAGGAATCATTTTTAAAGGATAGTGATTTTGTGAATTACTTGAAATTAAAAGCTTCTGGAGGAATCATTAGTTCAGATACTGGAATTAATGGGTACTACTTGTACGATGAGAATTATACAGATGGAGCTTCTTTTGGATGGGCAGATGGTTTATTTTCTAATAGAAGACAGAACATTACTCAAGGGGCTAATCCCAATTTAGGATATGAAGAGCGTATAGATTTAAACGTTGGTTTTGAAGCGTATTTAATGAACTCACTTTGGATTGAAGGTAATTATTTCAGAACAGAGTTAGATAAACAATTAGTATTCTTAGCCGATCAATATCCTTCTTATTATGGAACCTTTAGACCAAGAGATAATTTCAACGCCAATTTATATACAGGTTTTGACTTAGGAATTAATTTTAATAAAACATTTAATGACTTTTCAATAGGGTTAGGAGCGAATGTTTTATACAGCCAAACTGAAGCTTCAAAAAGATCTGAAACGAATGAGTTTGAATATCAGAACAGACAAGGCCTAGAGTTGTCAGAAGTTTTTGGTTTTGAAGATTTAGGATTCTATACACCAGCAGACTTTACTACAGATAACGAAGGTAACTTAGTTTTAAATGGTAATTTACCTGTGCCTGACTTCGGAGCAGTACAACCAGGAGATTTAAGATATGCCGATCAAAATGGTGATGGTATTATCGATCAAGACGACCGGGTTGCAATTGGTCAGACGGCTAGTCCATGGACTTATGGTGTTAACCTTAACTTAAAATACAAGAGATTTAATTTATTTGTTTTAGGTACCGGTCAAACAGGAGGTCAAGATAGTAGATTAAACAACAGGTTTAATAATTATTATGCTCCTGATGGTACGGATAAATACTCTGAGGAAGTGTTAGGTCGTTGGACTCCACAAACAGCGAATACGGCTACTTTTCCTAGGTTATCAGCTCAGGAAAATCAAAATAACTTCAGAACATCAACGTTCTGGTTATATGATAATGCATTCTTTAGAATTAATAGAGCTCAGTTAACTTATGAGTTTACTGATACCTTGTGTGATAAAATTGGTGTTGAAGATTTCAGTTTAAATTTCCAAGGAACCAATATATTCGAAGTAGCTGAAAATAAAGATATTAGACAGCTTAATATAGGTAGTGGACCTCAGTCTAGTACATATACGCTTGGTGTAAGAGTGTCATTTTAA
- a CDS encoding RagB/SusD family nutrient uptake outer membrane protein, which yields MKNLTKYIIIISVFTAIVSCDTIFEPIDENRLDFEFVSTDPASAEGILLNGYSRLVDQFGFTEVATDDAVHNQLNNDLKNIAQGGLNAQSNPAATSRWNNFESILWINKFLEIINAGEIAWSPNEEINEMFYMRMEGEALALRALHHYYILQAHAGIGTSGQLLGVPYLTEFIESSGNFNTPRLSFEATVQAIMADFDAALALLPTDYSDDPGAVDPVYQQYDFDNYQVVNGSFYNLRISGRIVRALKARVALFAASPSFLNDQGYYNMAATDASELLNTIGGVSGLVANGAEYYKTYNEDDDAEMIWRGNIQGSPSSAVERRQFPPSVNGDGDVNPTQNFVDAFPMQSGFPATTANGYDPQDPYSNRDPRLTEYVVVNGSSYGGGTINTGVGGGIDRLDSIPEFSTTTGYYLKKTLHPGVRLNDDGSSVGQRHYDVYFRYTELFLIFAEAANEVGGPDQAINGMSARDVIAAIRERAGLDQPDSYLASITTKEAMRELIRNERRLELSFEGHRFWDLRRWGVSLNETASGYFFNGTEYIDIPSVESRSFPTLYMPIPNNEVLRFDIEQNAGY from the coding sequence ATGAAAAATTTAACAAAATATATAATAATTATATCTGTCTTTACAGCTATAGTTAGTTGTGATACCATCTTCGAGCCTATTGATGAAAATAGATTGGACTTTGAGTTTGTTAGTACCGATCCAGCATCTGCAGAAGGTATATTATTAAATGGGTACTCCCGTTTAGTAGACCAGTTTGGTTTTACTGAAGTAGCAACAGATGATGCTGTTCACAACCAATTAAATAATGACTTAAAAAATATAGCTCAAGGAGGTTTAAACGCTCAGTCTAATCCTGCTGCTACTTCACGTTGGAATAATTTTGAAAGTATATTGTGGATAAATAAATTTTTAGAAATTATCAACGCTGGTGAGATTGCATGGTCTCCTAACGAAGAAATAAACGAAATGTTTTACATGCGTATGGAAGGTGAAGCCCTAGCGTTAAGAGCGTTGCATCACTATTACATATTACAGGCTCATGCAGGTATTGGTACTTCAGGACAATTATTGGGAGTTCCTTATTTAACTGAGTTTATTGAGTCTTCCGGTAATTTTAACACACCACGTTTATCTTTTGAGGCCACTGTTCAAGCAATCATGGCTGATTTTGATGCAGCGTTAGCGTTATTACCAACCGATTATTCTGATGACCCAGGAGCTGTTGATCCAGTATACCAACAGTATGATTTTGATAACTATCAGGTAGTTAACGGTTCTTTTTACAACCTAAGAATTTCTGGTAGAATAGTAAGAGCATTAAAAGCGCGTGTAGCGCTTTTCGCAGCCAGCCCATCATTTTTAAATGATCAAGGGTATTACAATATGGCGGCAACTGATGCCAGTGAATTATTAAATACTATAGGAGGTGTTTCTGGTTTAGTTGCTAATGGTGCAGAATATTACAAAACCTATAATGAAGATGATGATGCAGAAATGATTTGGAGAGGTAACATACAAGGTAGCCCAAGTTCAGCTGTAGAGAGACGTCAATTCCCTCCCTCTGTAAATGGTGATGGTGATGTTAATCCTACACAGAATTTCGTAGATGCTTTCCCAATGCAAAGCGGATTCCCTGCAACTACAGCTAATGGTTACGATCCACAAGACCCTTACAGTAATAGAGATCCTAGACTGACTGAATATGTGGTAGTAAATGGAAGCTCTTATGGAGGAGGAACTATCAACACTGGTGTTGGTGGAGGAATTGATAGATTAGATTCTATTCCTGAATTTTCTACAACAACAGGGTATTACCTTAAAAAGACATTACACCCTGGTGTAAGGTTAAATGATGATGGTTCTAGTGTTGGTCAAAGACATTATGATGTTTATTTTAGATATACAGAATTATTCTTGATATTTGCTGAAGCTGCTAATGAAGTTGGTGGACCAGATCAGGCCATTAATGGGATGTCTGCTCGTGATGTTATAGCTGCTATAAGAGAAAGAGCAGGTCTTGACCAGCCAGATAGTTATTTAGCATCTATTACAACAAAAGAGGCAATGCGTGAATTAATTAGAAATGAGCGTAGATTAGAGCTTAGTTTTGAAGGACATAGATTCTGGGATTTAAGACGTTGGGGGGTATCTTTAAATGAAACTGCCTCTGGTTATTTCTTTAATGGAACCGAATACATAGATATACCATCTGTGGAGTCCAGAAGTTTTCCAACATTGTATATGCCAATTCCTAATAATGAGGTTTTGAGATTTGACATAGAACAAAATGCAGGCTATTAA
- a CDS encoding DUF5627 domain-containing protein, whose product MKIKLIIIFAVLLSIMACENQDNIVADFGSTSVFFPFQRPARTLVQGNYDLGFNDNDNNGRFEIGVVMSGVVENGMDRRVFFELAPDLIDANTLGVDSVNVQLLPASYYTIEQSSPVTIPAGSINGRIPVQLEDAFFDDPLAFAAENETHYVIPLRITDFEGLDSLLTGVPLVDNPVKVVDEDWNPAPKDYTLFGIKFMNKYQGIYLRRGADVMTNGLGEVTTSEYRAEFVVDDELTDLMTSGRSSVNYDNRVRRGELTSPGNVNIQLLFNSDETCTITSAEDDPYNVSGSGRFVEDGDAFGGEQRDVIYLDYSYTDAVNNETHAVKDTLVIRNRNVKFEQFVLELTESDD is encoded by the coding sequence ATGAAAATAAAATTAATTATAATTTTCGCAGTGCTTCTAAGTATCATGGCTTGTGAAAATCAAGATAATATAGTTGCAGATTTCGGCTCAACTTCAGTCTTTTTTCCATTCCAAAGACCTGCTAGAACTTTAGTTCAAGGTAACTACGATCTGGGATTTAATGACAACGATAACAATGGTAGATTTGAAATTGGTGTTGTAATGTCTGGAGTTGTTGAAAATGGTATGGACAGAAGAGTGTTTTTTGAACTGGCTCCAGACTTAATAGATGCAAATACATTGGGAGTAGATTCTGTTAATGTGCAATTATTACCAGCTTCTTACTATACTATAGAACAGTCAAGTCCAGTTACTATTCCTGCAGGTTCTATAAATGGACGTATTCCTGTTCAGTTAGAAGATGCATTCTTTGATGACCCTTTAGCTTTTGCAGCAGAAAATGAAACACATTATGTAATTCCTTTAAGAATAACTGATTTTGAAGGACTAGACTCTTTATTAACAGGAGTTCCTCTTGTAGACAACCCTGTTAAAGTAGTAGATGAAGATTGGAATCCTGCTCCAAAAGATTACACGCTTTTTGGTATAAAGTTCATGAACAAATACCAAGGTATATATTTACGTCGTGGAGCTGATGTTATGACAAATGGTCTTGGCGAGGTAACTACCTCTGAATATAGAGCTGAGTTTGTTGTAGACGATGAGTTGACCGATTTAATGACTAGTGGAAGGTCTAGTGTAAATTACGATAATCGTGTACGTAGAGGAGAACTTACAAGTCCAGGAAATGTTAATATCCAATTACTATTCAATAGTGATGAAACATGTACTATAACTAGTGCTGAAGACGATCCTTATAATGTATCTGGATCTGGAAGATTTGTTGAAGATGGTGATGCTTTTGGAGGAGAACAACGTGATGTTATTTATTTAGATTATTCTTATACCGATGCAGTAAATAATGAAACGCATGCAGTAAAGGATACTCTTGTTATTAGAAACAGAAATGTGAAATTTGAGCAGTTTGTTTTAGAACTTACTGAATCTGATGATTAA